One part of the Hyalangium ruber genome encodes these proteins:
- a CDS encoding LysR family transcriptional regulator — protein sequence MKRIDPSALSPFLAVATHRSFRRASVELGVSPSALSHALNAIEDRLGVRLVNRTTRSVALTEAGERLFARLRPAFRDISDALEDLNTFRGRPMGTLRINAARQSAQLALMPIVTRFLRAYPDVRVEVRVDDALSDIVSAGFDAGVRFGESIAADMLAVPLGPRQRSAVVASPEYFERHAKPRTPHDLRDLPCIRYRFLSGVLYGWEFERDGEEVVIEVDGPLTLSDQGLMVEAALEGVGLAYVFEGQVSTLLAEGRLVRVLEDWCPPYPGFFLYYPSRRQLPATLRAFVDFTKAPVP from the coding sequence ATGAAGCGGATCGATCCTTCAGCCTTGTCGCCCTTCCTGGCCGTGGCCACCCACCGCAGCTTCCGTCGAGCGTCCGTGGAGCTGGGGGTGTCGCCCTCCGCGCTGAGCCATGCGTTGAACGCCATCGAGGACCGTCTGGGCGTGCGGCTGGTCAATCGCACCACGCGCAGTGTCGCGCTGACGGAAGCCGGTGAGCGGCTGTTCGCGCGCCTCCGCCCCGCCTTCCGAGACATCAGCGATGCGCTCGAGGATCTGAACACCTTCCGAGGCCGACCGATGGGGACGCTGCGCATCAACGCGGCCCGGCAGTCGGCGCAGTTGGCGCTCATGCCCATCGTCACCCGATTTCTCCGGGCCTATCCGGACGTGCGCGTGGAGGTGCGGGTGGACGACGCGCTGAGCGACATCGTGTCGGCGGGATTCGACGCCGGGGTGCGCTTCGGCGAGAGCATCGCCGCTGACATGCTCGCCGTTCCGTTGGGCCCGCGGCAGAGGTCCGCCGTCGTGGCCTCGCCGGAGTACTTCGAGCGACACGCGAAGCCCAGGACGCCGCATGACCTGCGCGATCTGCCCTGCATCCGCTACCGGTTTCTCAGCGGTGTGCTTTACGGCTGGGAGTTCGAGCGCGACGGCGAAGAGGTCGTGATTGAGGTCGACGGCCCGCTGACGCTCAGTGACCAGGGCCTCATGGTGGAGGCGGCGTTGGAGGGCGTAGGTCTGGCCTATGTCTTCGAGGGGCAGGTGAGCACGCTGCTCGCGGAGGGACGCCTGGTGAGGGTCCTCGAAGACTGGTGCCCTCCCTACCCTGGCTTCTTCCTCTACTACCCCAGCCGACGCCAGCTCCCGGCGACGCTCCGGGCCTTCGTCGATTTCACGAAGGCCCCCGTACCGTAA
- a CDS encoding oxidoreductase, translated as MRVWFITGASRGFGALIAAEALAAGDAVVATARDPKSVTARFGEHPRLLAVTLDVTKEEQARDAAAAAIQRFGRIDILLNNAGYGLLSAVEEASAQEVEHVFGTNVFGLLAVTRAVLPHMRRQRSGHVINISSIGGYSAFAGWGVYGATKFAVEGLTEALAAELAPLGIKATVVEPGFFRTDFLDAQSLSVSKPIADYAETVGATRQLAGDLNHAQPGNPAKLAKAMLALVEAPHPPLRLPLGSDTLARIESKNRGVAEEIATWRQLALSTDGFGTAP; from the coding sequence ATGCGCGTTTGGTTCATTACTGGAGCTTCTCGTGGTTTTGGCGCCCTGATCGCCGCCGAGGCCCTGGCCGCTGGCGACGCGGTCGTGGCCACGGCCCGTGACCCGAAGAGCGTCACCGCGAGGTTCGGGGAGCACCCGCGGCTGCTCGCCGTCACGCTCGACGTCACGAAGGAGGAGCAGGCCCGGGATGCCGCGGCGGCGGCAATCCAGCGCTTCGGGCGCATCGACATCCTGCTCAACAACGCGGGCTACGGGCTGCTCAGCGCCGTCGAGGAGGCCAGTGCCCAGGAGGTCGAGCACGTGTTCGGCACCAATGTCTTCGGGCTGCTGGCCGTCACCCGCGCGGTGCTGCCCCACATGCGGCGCCAGCGCTCGGGGCATGTCATCAACATCTCGTCGATTGGTGGTTACAGTGCCTTCGCGGGATGGGGCGTCTACGGCGCCACCAAGTTCGCGGTCGAGGGCCTCACGGAGGCTCTGGCCGCCGAGCTGGCCCCCCTGGGCATCAAGGCGACCGTCGTGGAGCCCGGCTTCTTCCGCACGGACTTCCTCGATGCCCAGTCCCTCTCGGTGTCCAAGCCGATCGCCGACTATGCGGAGACCGTGGGCGCCACGCGTCAGCTCGCGGGCGATCTCAACCACGCGCAGCCGGGCAATCCCGCGAAGCTGGCCAAGGCCATGCTCGCGCTGGTGGAGGCCCCCCATCCTCCCTTGCGACTGCCGCTCGGTAGCGACACGCTCGCGCGGATCGAGTCCAAGAACCGCGGCGTCGCCGAGGAGATCGCCACCTGGCGCCAGCTCGCGCTCTCCACCGATGGGTTCGGCACGGCCCCGTGA
- a CDS encoding LodA/GoxA family CTQ-dependent oxidase: MSQRFFRIHPSIGVARVGDSPTEFFIGPERPNERPNYDAAQKKFRPFKDSQGRVKRQAARFRIFEYELQGSKIVPLREVTAGSQGITQITWKAHLANRKAAFFKFDGQDGANGQWKGPETEPGVHDTPNRLRNSHVPAADRERLLVIDPGAKSISGRNTPPVPFTNTKSHIPIKSLGELRTDENGHLLVLGGPGEARTTKPGTLINNYVNNDHWFDDMADGPVSAEVTYVLNGTTQVAKLEGDTGAWVLVGPPDFAPSVGITVRLLDTLWDVAVRFPQEVKLFDTDGLFSQGLFARLAAQRADWNAQENKFNSYKPSFLHEVYPLLERALQQRQVHNPEASKSFHGSLAGVEQDLGSVSSSRGRRMRRTIFGYMRNPSNNAGNDPLLMPKGLGDKYSDLEKQPGADYFMSLTRVQYAVLERWAAGEFVEDWDPAAAQAVPQAITAEGLDRAAMENSVGGPFFPGIDCSWIVRRPELYGTPFRVKHSGNVFPGAPDTLPIRPGFFSQQMALPWQADFYQCKKQLYPPAHVPYDGERMYHMWWCAHRPDDVFAKKGDLAMVSWTRELEKVAEVEAQKPELQSQATEDTPAKDLAMYIQMQQKWSSLGFVLQEGEQFFESQERSK; encoded by the coding sequence ATGAGCCAGAGATTCTTCCGCATCCACCCCTCCATCGGCGTCGCCCGCGTGGGCGACTCCCCCACCGAGTTCTTCATCGGCCCCGAGCGGCCCAACGAGCGGCCCAACTACGACGCTGCCCAGAAGAAGTTCCGCCCCTTCAAGGACAGCCAAGGCCGCGTCAAGCGCCAGGCGGCCCGCTTCCGCATCTTCGAGTACGAGCTCCAGGGCAGCAAGATCGTCCCCTTGCGCGAGGTGACCGCTGGCAGCCAGGGCATCACCCAGATCACCTGGAAGGCCCACCTGGCCAACCGCAAGGCCGCCTTCTTCAAGTTCGACGGGCAGGACGGCGCGAACGGCCAATGGAAGGGGCCGGAGACCGAGCCGGGCGTGCATGACACGCCGAACCGGCTGCGCAACAGCCACGTGCCCGCGGCGGACCGCGAGCGGCTGCTCGTCATCGACCCGGGCGCGAAGTCCATCTCGGGCCGCAACACCCCGCCGGTTCCCTTCACCAACACCAAGAGCCACATCCCCATCAAGTCCCTGGGGGAGCTGCGCACGGATGAGAATGGCCACCTGCTCGTGCTCGGCGGGCCCGGCGAGGCCCGGACGACGAAGCCCGGCACGCTCATCAACAACTACGTGAACAACGACCACTGGTTCGACGACATGGCGGACGGGCCGGTGTCGGCCGAGGTCACCTACGTGCTGAACGGCACGACGCAGGTGGCGAAGCTGGAGGGTGACACCGGGGCCTGGGTCCTGGTGGGGCCGCCCGACTTCGCGCCCTCGGTGGGCATCACCGTCCGCCTGCTGGACACCCTGTGGGACGTGGCGGTGCGCTTCCCCCAGGAGGTGAAGCTCTTCGACACGGATGGCCTCTTCTCCCAGGGGCTCTTCGCGCGGCTCGCGGCGCAGCGGGCGGACTGGAACGCCCAGGAGAACAAGTTCAATAGCTACAAGCCCTCCTTCCTCCACGAGGTCTACCCGCTGCTCGAGCGGGCCCTGCAGCAGCGCCAGGTGCATAACCCCGAAGCCTCCAAGTCCTTCCATGGGAGCCTCGCGGGCGTGGAGCAGGACCTGGGCTCGGTGTCCTCCAGCCGAGGCAGGCGCATGCGCAGGACGATCTTCGGCTACATGCGCAACCCCTCCAACAACGCCGGCAACGACCCCCTGCTCATGCCCAAGGGGCTGGGAGACAAGTACTCGGACCTGGAGAAGCAGCCCGGAGCGGACTACTTCATGAGCCTCACGCGCGTGCAGTACGCGGTGCTCGAGCGCTGGGCCGCGGGTGAGTTCGTGGAGGACTGGGATCCGGCGGCGGCCCAGGCCGTTCCCCAGGCCATCACCGCCGAGGGACTGGACCGGGCCGCGATGGAGAACTCGGTGGGAGGCCCCTTCTTCCCCGGCATCGACTGCAGCTGGATCGTGCGCAGGCCCGAGTTGTACGGAACGCCTTTCCGCGTCAAGCACTCGGGGAATGTCTTCCCCGGCGCCCCGGACACGCTGCCCATCCGCCCAGGCTTCTTCTCCCAGCAGATGGCGCTGCCCTGGCAGGCGGACTTCTACCAGTGCAAGAAGCAGCTCTACCCGCCGGCGCACGTCCCGTACGACGGCGAGCGCATGTACCACATGTGGTGGTGCGCCCACCGGCCGGATGACGTGTTCGCCAAGAAGGGGGACCTCGCCATGGTCTCCTGGACGCGCGAGCTGGAGAAGGTGGCCGAAGTCGAGGCGCAGAAGCCGGAGCTCCAGTCCCAAGCCACGGAGGACACTCCCGCCAAGGACCTGGCCATGTACATCCAGATGCAGCAGAAGTGGTCGAGCCTGGGCTTCGTCCTCCAGGAGGGCGAGCAGTTCTTCGAGTCGCAAGAGCGGAGCAAGTGA
- a CDS encoding FAD-dependent oxidoreductase, with product MDGRATYTAVVVGGGVAGLSAALTLVRTGVSTCVVERTDYSPWRPGETLSPVAFAELRRWLAPEPLETEGFLASYGLEATWGSEKPHHHSFLTNPYGQGWHVERRQLDSLLARHARSQGVELWSNACVTHLEREERGWRLQLSTPEGPRKLHCTVLVDATGRSAQVARYCGVRRQNHDKLCSVSAVVDRPPSHEEHLLRVEATPSGWWYAAPLPQGRIIFTLMSDVDVLERHNALRPAGWSALLAQTRHLTRGLGELPTVQRLHVRPCETSRLERAAGEGWAAVGDAAAMWDPLSSSGIVKGLRTGQAAARALLASLRGDREALEDYAREREEEFSGYLEARQAHYAQEQRWMGEAFWQRRHAPAPLALG from the coding sequence ATGGACGGGCGAGCCACCTATACAGCCGTGGTGGTGGGCGGCGGGGTCGCGGGGCTGAGCGCCGCGCTGACCCTGGTGCGGACGGGGGTGTCCACCTGCGTGGTCGAGCGCACGGACTACTCGCCCTGGCGCCCTGGGGAGACACTCTCCCCGGTGGCGTTCGCCGAGCTGCGGCGGTGGCTCGCCCCTGAACCGTTGGAGACGGAGGGCTTCCTGGCCTCGTACGGCCTGGAAGCCACCTGGGGCTCGGAGAAGCCCCACCACCACTCCTTCCTCACCAACCCCTACGGCCAGGGCTGGCACGTGGAGCGCCGGCAGTTGGACAGCCTGCTGGCGCGCCACGCGCGGTCCCAGGGCGTGGAGCTGTGGTCGAACGCCTGCGTCACCCACCTGGAGCGTGAGGAGCGCGGGTGGCGGCTCCAGCTCAGCACGCCCGAGGGCCCGAGGAAGTTGCACTGCACGGTGTTGGTGGATGCCACGGGACGCTCGGCACAGGTGGCGCGCTACTGCGGCGTGCGGCGGCAGAACCATGACAAGCTCTGCAGCGTGTCGGCCGTCGTGGACAGGCCGCCGAGCCATGAGGAGCACCTGCTCCGGGTGGAGGCCACCCCCTCGGGCTGGTGGTACGCGGCGCCCCTGCCCCAGGGGCGCATCATCTTCACCCTGATGAGCGACGTGGATGTGCTGGAGCGCCACAACGCGTTGCGCCCTGCCGGGTGGAGCGCGCTGCTGGCCCAGACCCGTCACCTGACGCGGGGGCTGGGAGAGCTGCCGACGGTGCAGCGGCTGCATGTCCGCCCCTGCGAGACGAGCCGCCTGGAGCGTGCGGCCGGAGAAGGCTGGGCGGCCGTGGGGGACGCGGCGGCCATGTGGGATCCCCTGTCCTCGAGCGGCATCGTCAAGGGGCTGCGCACGGGGCAGGCCGCGGCACGCGCTCTGTTGGCCTCCCTGAGAGGGGACCGAGAGGCGTTGGAGGACTACGCACGGGAGCGGGAGGAGGAGTTCTCCGGCTACCTGGAGGCACGCCAAGCCCACTACGCTCAGGAGCAGCGTTGGATGGGCGAGGCCTTCTGGCAGCGGCGACACGCGCCTGCTCCGCTAGCGCTGGGGTGA
- a CDS encoding leucine-rich repeat domain-containing protein, which yields MTVSQPPPIESVVTAFLQKGYVPAKGGKLRVEQALTLPLREQLVQLIASKEPANIAFVCGLLQRDDFPAPLSTSLRELLLEDGTAKRVAFECGHLELFEDYSRLRFDGYSKPALPGGLGRLAQLKDLSLIHGDLEAIPEEIGLLGELTVLYANFQRLQSVSPAIGRLGKLKALYLNNNQLTALPGSVAGLARLEKLHLDGNRFDHVPSGIWHMSSLRDLDLTGNQLTRIPDEIAQLSNLEHLRLGSNPIKAISPRIAELSRLERLSLNDESDFRLLPEELQARVKDKYVCEMDGYLEINLRAKHSPVPLGSK from the coding sequence ATGACCGTGTCCCAACCGCCGCCGATTGAATCGGTCGTCACCGCCTTTCTTCAGAAGGGCTACGTCCCTGCGAAGGGCGGGAAGCTCCGGGTAGAGCAGGCGCTGACGCTGCCCCTGAGAGAGCAGCTCGTGCAGCTCATCGCGAGTAAGGAGCCGGCCAACATCGCCTTCGTGTGCGGGCTGCTCCAGCGCGACGACTTCCCGGCGCCGCTGTCCACCTCGCTGCGTGAACTCCTGCTGGAAGACGGGACCGCCAAGCGGGTGGCGTTCGAGTGCGGTCATCTCGAGCTGTTCGAAGACTATTCGCGTCTTCGCTTCGATGGGTACTCGAAGCCCGCGCTTCCGGGGGGGCTCGGCCGGCTCGCACAGCTCAAGGATCTGTCGCTGATCCACGGGGACCTGGAGGCAATACCTGAAGAGATCGGGCTCCTTGGAGAGCTCACGGTGCTCTACGCGAACTTCCAACGCCTCCAGTCCGTCTCGCCAGCGATTGGCCGGCTGGGGAAGCTCAAAGCCCTCTATCTCAACAACAACCAGCTCACCGCGCTGCCTGGGTCGGTGGCCGGACTTGCTCGCCTCGAGAAGCTTCATCTCGACGGAAACCGCTTTGACCACGTGCCCTCAGGGATCTGGCACATGTCGAGCTTGAGAGATCTCGATCTGACCGGCAACCAACTCACTCGGATTCCCGATGAGATCGCCCAGCTCTCGAACCTGGAGCACCTGCGGCTTGGCAGCAACCCCATCAAGGCCATCTCGCCCCGGATCGCGGAGCTCTCTCGGCTCGAGCGCCTCTCCCTCAACGATGAAAGCGATTTCCGCCTGCTGCCGGAGGAGCTCCAAGCCCGCGTGAAGGACAAATACGTCTGTGAGATGGACGGCTATCTCGAGATCAATCTCCGAGCCAAGCACAGCCCCGTGCCCCTCGGCTCGAAGTAG
- a CDS encoding DUF2975 domain-containing protein, which translates to MGPTGLGRVRARRALHPDDHRALHRVGVMLATGALIGVFIVPSVTRAFGFGPGYVIAYDVSGLALGAVGLALMLLANVLAHASALQHELDEIF; encoded by the coding sequence GTGGGTCCGACAGGCCTTGGCCGCGTTCGCGCGAGGCGAGCTCTACACCCCGACGATCACCGGGCCCTGCATCGCGTCGGGGTCATGCTGGCGACCGGTGCGTTGATCGGCGTGTTCATCGTCCCGAGCGTGACGCGCGCGTTCGGGTTCGGGCCGGGCTACGTGATCGCCTACGACGTGAGCGGGCTCGCGCTGGGCGCGGTCGGTCTTGCGCTGATGCTCCTCGCGAACGTCTTGGCGCATGCCTCCGCCCTGCAGCATGAACTCGACGAGATCTTCTGA
- a CDS encoding helix-turn-helix domain-containing protein: MPIRITLDDVLARKGMKAKQLAELIGVSQTHLSLFRSGKVRGVRFSTLSKLCAALGCEPGELIKYDPDPADLLTPDEE, encoded by the coding sequence ATGCCGATCCGAATCACGCTGGATGACGTGCTCGCCAGAAAAGGCATGAAGGCGAAGCAGCTCGCCGAGCTGATCGGGGTGAGCCAGACGCACCTGTCCCTGTTCCGCTCGGGCAAGGTCCGCGGGGTCCGGTTCTCGACCCTGTCCAAGCTCTGCGCGGCACTCGGATGCGAGCCGGGCGAGCTGATCAAATACGACCCTGACCCCGCGGACCTGTTGACGCCAGACGAGGAGTGA
- a CDS encoding serine/threonine-protein kinase, whose product MSPKSVSEAPSLLLPGTQVGDWRVEARQGEGTYGVVYRAVRVGQEDSGPVALKLAVYPWDPRFAREVGLLARIRSPSVPRLLGHGLWRHASGAEHPFFVMEWVEGTPLYAWAEQHAASCRQVLRLLAQVARALAATHAANAVHRDVKGANVLVRHSDGSAVLIDFGAGHFQGAPRLTWQSLPPGTVAYRSPEASLFLLASVRARDAYYPATPADDLFALGVTAHRLVTGEYLPDMEPSQDEAESWHLLCPDPRPFLVRNPRVPPRLRKGILRLLSESPEARGTAVEFAEALEAAAEQAGPEADLPLLTAQAPQTLPLPREQALAPVSTREIPPQEKAPSGLAPIPKRSGFRTHVLARRPWLALATLGMIGGLVWSLKAVHARFERLAARGQQSSASEVPDAGTAAVGDSAPTAPLASIHVPSKTEAMARDMPPKPLPGQTRPDEKGHCPGRKQVALNGGCWVETLPMTAEECAENGSVYSQGRCYAPALTPPSKPPPTSSPPDSR is encoded by the coding sequence ATGAGCCCCAAGTCCGTCTCCGAGGCCCCTTCCCTCCTCCTCCCGGGAACGCAGGTGGGCGACTGGCGCGTGGAGGCTCGACAAGGCGAGGGCACTTACGGAGTCGTCTACCGCGCCGTCCGGGTGGGCCAGGAGGACTCAGGCCCCGTGGCCCTCAAGCTGGCCGTGTACCCGTGGGATCCTCGCTTCGCCCGTGAGGTGGGCCTGCTCGCGCGCATCCGCTCCCCGAGCGTCCCACGCCTGCTGGGCCACGGGCTCTGGCGCCACGCCTCCGGAGCGGAGCACCCTTTCTTCGTCATGGAGTGGGTGGAGGGCACCCCGCTCTACGCCTGGGCCGAGCAGCATGCCGCCTCCTGCAGGCAGGTGCTCCGGCTGCTGGCCCAGGTGGCTCGCGCGCTTGCCGCCACCCATGCCGCCAACGCCGTCCACCGCGACGTCAAGGGCGCCAACGTCCTGGTGCGGCACTCGGACGGCAGCGCCGTGCTCATCGACTTCGGCGCGGGCCACTTCCAGGGAGCCCCCCGTCTCACATGGCAATCCCTGCCTCCGGGCACGGTCGCCTACCGCTCTCCCGAGGCCAGTCTGTTCCTGCTGGCCTCCGTTCGTGCTCGCGATGCCTACTACCCGGCCACTCCGGCGGATGACTTGTTCGCCCTGGGGGTGACGGCCCACCGCCTCGTCACGGGGGAGTACCTCCCAGACATGGAGCCCTCTCAGGATGAGGCGGAGTCCTGGCATCTGCTTTGCCCGGATCCGCGACCCTTCCTGGTGCGCAATCCCCGAGTACCCCCACGGCTGCGGAAGGGGATCCTCCGCCTCCTCTCGGAGTCTCCCGAGGCTCGTGGCACGGCAGTGGAGTTCGCCGAGGCGCTGGAAGCCGCCGCGGAGCAAGCAGGCCCCGAGGCAGACCTTCCTCTGCTCACCGCGCAGGCACCGCAGACTTTGCCCTTACCCCGCGAGCAGGCCCTTGCTCCTGTATCCACCCGAGAGATACCGCCGCAAGAGAAGGCACCCTCAGGCCTGGCACCCATCCCGAAGCGATCCGGCTTCCGGACGCATGTCCTGGCAAGGCGCCCCTGGCTTGCCCTGGCCACCCTGGGGATGATTGGGGGCCTTGTGTGGTCCTTGAAGGCAGTGCATGCACGGTTCGAGCGGCTGGCTGCGCGCGGGCAGCAGTCCTCTGCTTCCGAAGTGCCAGATGCGGGCACTGCCGCCGTGGGGGACTCCGCGCCAACGGCGCCCCTGGCCTCCATCCATGTCCCCTCCAAGACGGAGGCCATGGCCCGGGACATGCCTCCCAAGCCTCTTCCCGGTCAGACCCGACCCGACGAGAAAGGCCACTGCCCAGGCCGCAAGCAGGTGGCCCTCAACGGAGGCTGCTGGGTGGAGACCCTGCCAATGACCGCCGAGGAGTGCGCGGAAAACGGCTCCGTGTACAGCCAAGGCCGGTGCTACGCCCCTGCCCTCACTCCGCCCAGTAAGCCTCCGCCCACGTCGAGTCCGCCGGACTCCCGCTGA
- a CDS encoding amidohydrolase family protein → MRPTIWLGLLLLFLGGCTDSSTDPQVEPPPSPVDRLKAASRVVLRNASLVVTMDSALGTGPLGTLENADVLFADGAILSVGKGLEAPDALELDASGRIVMPGFVDVHNHLWQSLIRGCGADKNVLGWLDECVYSMRRVALTEQEAFAAVRLSIVDLIDTGVTTVLDNSHAFNVNFSRGNQRALDESGLRYVFAHCASGSRYPEHRTIKAELDAKWPMASFQVCSHPGTSTQTWLTNATALSKELNVPLNLHLSENIADREERQLESMQQARSFEAKLLVNHAVHLTNEEIALLATSHARVAHNPLSNMRLASGVINLPEMRAQGIKVGLGLDGGTNDMSDFFANMRAAVGLQRAKLLSASAYPSIPEVLRMATLGGAEVLDLQDVIGSLSPGKKADLIIIDPRAPNFGPRWDWLNQLVFNGRPENVEYVFVNGRVRKAEGRVLDVSEVELGQEVDATVQRIKAVLQP, encoded by the coding sequence ATGCGCCCCACCATCTGGCTGGGTCTTCTGCTCTTGTTCCTTGGCGGATGTACAGATTCTTCGACTGACCCTCAGGTCGAGCCCCCGCCGTCCCCCGTGGATCGCCTCAAGGCCGCCTCGCGAGTCGTGTTGCGCAATGCCTCGCTGGTCGTCACCATGGACTCGGCGCTGGGGACGGGCCCGCTGGGCACCCTCGAGAATGCCGACGTTCTCTTCGCTGACGGAGCCATCCTCTCCGTGGGCAAGGGGCTGGAAGCTCCCGATGCCCTGGAGCTGGATGCATCGGGCAGGATCGTCATGCCGGGGTTCGTGGATGTCCACAATCACCTCTGGCAATCACTCATCCGAGGCTGCGGCGCCGACAAGAACGTGCTCGGCTGGCTCGACGAGTGTGTTTACTCCATGCGCCGGGTCGCCCTCACCGAGCAGGAGGCTTTCGCGGCGGTGCGGCTCTCGATCGTCGACCTGATCGACACGGGGGTGACCACCGTGCTGGATAACTCGCACGCGTTCAATGTCAACTTCAGCCGGGGGAACCAGCGGGCCTTGGATGAATCGGGACTGCGCTATGTCTTCGCGCACTGCGCCAGTGGATCCCGGTACCCGGAGCATCGGACCATCAAGGCAGAGCTGGATGCGAAGTGGCCCATGGCCTCCTTCCAGGTCTGCTCGCATCCAGGCACCAGCACGCAGACATGGCTGACCAACGCCACGGCCCTTTCCAAGGAATTGAATGTGCCGCTCAACCTGCACTTGTCCGAGAACATCGCGGACCGGGAAGAGCGGCAGCTGGAGAGCATGCAGCAGGCGCGCTCATTCGAAGCGAAGCTGCTGGTCAACCACGCCGTCCACCTGACAAACGAAGAGATCGCGCTGCTCGCGACGAGTCACGCACGGGTCGCCCACAACCCTCTCAGCAACATGCGTCTGGCGTCCGGTGTCATCAACCTCCCCGAGATGCGGGCGCAGGGTATCAAGGTCGGCCTGGGATTGGATGGAGGCACGAACGACATGAGTGACTTCTTCGCGAACATGCGCGCGGCGGTGGGCCTGCAGCGTGCGAAATTACTGAGCGCCTCCGCCTATCCTTCGATTCCCGAGGTGCTGCGCATGGCCACGCTTGGAGGAGCGGAGGTGCTCGACCTGCAAGACGTCATTGGCTCTCTCTCGCCGGGCAAGAAAGCAGACCTGATCATCATCGACCCACGAGCGCCAAACTTCGGGCCGCGCTGGGACTGGCTGAACCAGCTTGTCTTCAACGGGCGGCCGGAGAACGTGGAGTACGTGTTCGTGAACGGCCGGGTGCGCAAAGCAGAGGGCCGCGTCCTGGACGTGTCAGAGGTCGAACTGGGGCAGGAAGTGGATGCGACGGTCCAGCGCATCAAAGCCGTGCTCCAGCCATAG
- a CDS encoding amidohydrolase family protein, producing MRRWLFWIVCLLGTACAHSEPSPPPGPARIRPLLQVLFDDRFQSSPRELSPHTQRLPAYQAEIQEPIKWPRVQKRPALAITHVTVIDVTGGPSRPDMTVFVEGNRIAEITPSQGAPTRAGVMVVNGRGKFLIPGLWDMHVHTTVPVLRQPDEKDLPGVEDMLALFVASGVTGVRDMGGWGTYTVDLKRLANSGHILSPTMVVGTMVDGPDGMMSVGYIRLASGPKQARRLVRKIKAEGFDFVKVYSFLPRNIYRAIVDECRRNDIPWVGHVPMEIPLAEVAKEGQRSIEHMGDMFSLEIACSSRERAVRALLNAPLEDNTVMGDAMIKVFDLAMKTYDEKKCAALYEQLARSHTWQVPTLSVFRMAANLGVYSNVYASERRFLPYYIENFWTKAHFDLNAHPKPFREMIKRKQQFYSAQVKEMVKAGVHIMTGTDTPMYTLYPGLSLHYELEDLVAAGLTPLQALQAATIEPARFLGKEGLQGTIEQNSVADMVLLRANPLEDIRNTQEIEAVVLQGHLLTRIQLDQIHEGVARRTEAELANPNRR from the coding sequence ATGAGACGGTGGCTCTTCTGGATCGTGTGTCTCCTGGGCACGGCCTGTGCCCACTCCGAGCCCTCGCCTCCACCGGGGCCCGCTCGGATCCGGCCCCTCCTGCAGGTGCTGTTCGACGACAGGTTCCAGAGCTCGCCTCGCGAGCTCTCGCCGCACACGCAGCGGCTCCCGGCCTACCAGGCGGAGATCCAGGAGCCGATCAAGTGGCCCCGTGTCCAGAAGAGGCCAGCGCTGGCCATCACCCATGTGACGGTCATCGATGTGACCGGGGGTCCTTCACGTCCAGACATGACGGTGTTCGTGGAGGGGAATCGGATCGCGGAAATCACCCCGAGCCAGGGGGCCCCCACCCGCGCTGGCGTCATGGTCGTGAATGGACGGGGGAAGTTCCTCATCCCCGGGCTCTGGGACATGCATGTACACACGACGGTCCCTGTCCTCCGGCAACCGGACGAGAAGGATCTACCGGGCGTGGAGGACATGTTGGCCCTCTTCGTCGCCAGCGGTGTCACAGGCGTGCGTGACATGGGCGGCTGGGGCACCTACACGGTCGATCTCAAGCGCCTCGCGAACTCGGGGCACATCCTCAGCCCGACCATGGTGGTGGGCACCATGGTGGATGGTCCGGACGGGATGATGTCCGTGGGGTACATCCGGCTGGCCAGCGGCCCGAAGCAGGCACGCCGGCTGGTGCGCAAGATCAAGGCGGAAGGCTTCGACTTCGTGAAGGTGTACTCGTTCCTCCCGCGCAACATCTACCGCGCCATTGTCGATGAGTGCCGGCGTAATGACATACCCTGGGTAGGCCATGTCCCCATGGAGATACCGCTCGCGGAGGTGGCCAAGGAGGGCCAGCGCAGCATCGAGCACATGGGGGACATGTTCTCGCTCGAGATCGCGTGCTCCAGCCGTGAGAGGGCTGTGCGCGCGCTCCTGAATGCCCCGCTCGAAGACAACACGGTGATGGGCGACGCCATGATCAAGGTCTTTGATCTGGCGATGAAGACTTACGACGAGAAGAAGTGCGCGGCGCTCTACGAGCAGTTGGCGCGGTCGCACACCTGGCAGGTCCCGACACTCAGCGTCTTCCGGATGGCCGCCAACCTGGGGGTCTACAGCAATGTCTATGCTTCCGAGCGCCGCTTCCTGCCCTACTACATCGAGAACTTCTGGACAAAGGCACACTTCGACTTGAACGCGCACCCCAAACCGTTCCGGGAGATGATCAAGCGCAAGCAGCAGTTCTACTCCGCGCAGGTGAAGGAGATGGTGAAGGCGGGCGTGCACATCATGACGGGGACGGACACACCGATGTACACGCTCTACCCAGGGCTGAGCCTCCACTATGAGCTGGAGGATCTGGTCGCCGCAGGGCTCACCCCCCTGCAGGCGCTCCAGGCGGCCACGATCGAGCCAGCGCGCTTCCTCGGGAAAGAGGGGCTCCAAGGCACCATCGAGCAGAACAGTGTGGCGGACATGGTGCTCCTGCGGGCCAACCCGCTAGAGGACATCCGGAACACACAGGAGATCGAGGCCGTGGTGCTCCAGGGCCACCTGCTCACGCGTATCCAGCTCGATCAGATCCATGAGGGCGTGGCCCGCCGCACGGAGGCGGAGCTGGCGAACCCGAACCGGAGGTGA